The window CGGGCGCGCACGTCAAGGAAGGGCACGGCTGATGCGCTGGTTGCGCGACCCGCTGCTCGTCGTCGAGGGCCTGACGATGCGTTTCGGCGGGCTCGTCGCCGTGCGCGATCTCTCCTTCTCCGTCGGCCGCGGCGACATCACCGCGCTCATCGGCCCCAACGGCGCCGGCAAGACGACCGTCTTCAACTGCATCACCGGCTTTTACAAACCGACCAGCGGCCTGATGGCGCTGTCGACCGGCAGTCCCATCGATGCGCAAGCCGTCGCCGACCTCACCGCCTCGAGCCGCCGCTACGTGTGCCGCGACGACCGCATGGGCAGCGACGGGCTGTTCCTGCTCGAGCGCATGCCGGACTTCGAGATTGCGCGGCGCGCGCGTGTCGCCCGCACCTTCCAGAACATCCGTCTGTTCCCCGGCATGACCGTTCTGGAGAACCTCATCATCGCCCAGCACAATCCGCTGATGCGGGCGTCGGGATGGTCGCTGCTCGGTCTCATCGGCGCGCCCAGCTACGCGCAGGCGGAAAAGGCGGCGGTCGACGTTGCCCGCTACTGGCTCGACCGTATCGGCCTGACGAGCCGCGCCGACGACGCGGCCGGCGCGCTGCCCTATGGCGACCAGCGGCGCCTCGAGATCGCGCGCGCCATGTGCACCGCTCCGGTGCTCTTGTGCCTCGATGAGCCCGCCGCGGGCCTCAACCCGCGCGAAAGCGCGGCGCTGACCGGCCTGTTGCGCGGCATTCGCGACGAGCACGCGACGTCGATCGTGCTGATCGAGCACGACATGTCTGTGGTGATGCAGGTCTCCGACCACGTCGTCGTGCTGGAGTACGGCATACGCATCTCCGACGGTACGCCCGAGAGCGTGAGGAACGACCCGCGCGTCATCGCCGCCTACCTCGGCGTCGAGGACAAGGACGTCGCCCGCGTCGAGGCGGAGGTCGGCCTATGAACACTCCATTGCTCTCGCTGCAGGGGATCACCGCCTGCTATGGCAACATCACCGCCCTGCACGGCGTGAGCCTCGACGTCCCTGCCGGCCAGATCGTGACGCTCATCGGCGCCAACGGCGCCGGCAAGTCGACGCTGATGATGACCATCTTCGGCAACCCGCGCGCGCGCGACGGCCGCATCCATTTCGACGGCCGCGACATCACCGATATGCCGACGCACGAGATCGCCCGCCTCGGTCTCGCCCAGTCGCCCGAGGGACGCCGCATCTTCGGGCGCATGACGGTGGAGGAGAACCTGCGCATGGGCGCCGAGTTCGCCGGCAACCGCGACTACGAGCGCGAGCTCGCGCACGTGACCGCGATCTTCCCGCGCCTGCGCGAACGCCTGCACCAGCGCGGCGGAACGCTCTCGGGTGGCGAGCAACAGATGCTGGCTATCGGCCGGGCGATCATGAGCCGGCCGAAGCTGCTGCTTCTGGACGAGCCCTCGCTCGGGCTGGCGCCGCTGGTGGTGAAGCAGATTTTCGAGGTGATCGCCGACCTCAATGCGCGCGAGGGCCTCACCGTGTTCCTCGTCGAGCAAAATGCCTTCCACGCCCTGCGCCTTGCCCACCGCGCCTATGTCATGGTCAATGGCGCGATCACGCTGAGTGGCACCGGGCAAGAGCTTCTGGCGAGCCCCGAGGTACGCGCCGCGTACCTCGAAGGCGGGCGGCACTAGGAGCCAGGGACCGAAGCATGGGCATCTACGAAACCGGCAGCAACGGCCTTTGGATCTTCTTCCTCGTCACGGTGCTGATGGGTGGATCGGCCGCGCGCGCCACCGGGGGCGCCATTGCCTCGACCTGGCGACCACCGTGGCAGATTTTCGGCGCCGCCCTGCTGATCACCTTCGCCGTCCGCTTCTTCCACTACGCTCTGTTTCAGGAGCCATTGCTTTCACTGGGAAATTTCATCATCGATTACATCGTCGTCGCCACCGCCTGCGCCTGGGGCTATCGCATCACCCGAGTGCGCCAGATGGTGGAGCAATACCCATGGGCCTACGAACGCGTCGGTGTGCTGTGGTGGCGCCGGCGCCAGGAGTTGCCTAGCTACCCGCGGGGATGACATTTCAGCCAATTCGGACGAACATGCGCGCCGTCTCCGCGGCGCGTCAGGCGCCCGTCGTGATCTCAAGAGGACCTCATGAAATCAGCAGCCGTTTACGCCGCATTGGCGATCGCATTCGCCGCCCTATTCACCGGCTGCGACAGCGGTCCTGAACGGTTGAAGATGGGCGTCGCGGGCCCCATGACCGGTACCGACGCCGCGTTCGGCGCGCAGTTGAAGAACGGTGTCGAGCAGGCCGTCGCCGACATCAACGCAGCGGGCGGCATCAACGGCCAGCAGATCGAGCTGACGGTCGGCGACGACGCCGCCGATCCGCGCCAGGGCGTATCCGTCGCCAACAACTTCCTCGGCGAGGGCGTGCGCTTCGTCGTCGGCCACTTCAACTCCGGCGTCTCCATGCCGGCGTCGGAAGTCTACGTCGACAACGGCATCCTGATGATCACGCCGTCGTCCACGAACCCGATGATCACCGAGCGCAAGCTGTGGAACGTGTTCCGCACCTGCGGTCGCGACGACCAGCAGGGCGGCGTCGCCGGCAAGTACATCGCCGACAACTTGAAGGACAAGAAGGTCGCCATCGTCCACGACAAGACGACCTACGGAAAGGGCCTCGCCGACGAGACCAAGAAGGCGATGAACAACGGTGGCGTCACCGAGATCCTCTACGAGGGTGTCGGCGCCGGTGAGAAGGACTTCACCGCGCTGGTCTCGAAGCTCAAGAACGCCGGCGTCGAGGTGCTCTACTGGGGCGGCGTGCATACCGCTGGCGGCCTGGTGCTGCGGCAGATGCGCGACCAGGGCCTCAATGCCGTGTTCATGTCGGGCGACGGCATCGCCAGCGACGAGTTCGCCGCCATCGCCGGGCCTGGCGCCGAGGGCACGCTCATGACCTTCGGTCCCGATCCGCAGAAGCGCCCGGAGGCGAAGGAGATCATCGACCGGTTCGAGGCGCGCAAGTACAAGCCCGAGGCCTATACGCTCTACAGCTACGCCGCAGTGCAGATCCTGAAACAGGCGATCGAGGCGACGAAATCGACGGATCCGAAGACGGTCGCCGCCTACATGCGCACCGGCGTCGTGTTCAACACCGTCATCGGCGACATCGCGTTCGACGACAAGGGCGACATCAAGCAGGTCGCCTACGTCATGTACACGTGGATCAAGCAGCCGGACGGCCGCATCACCTACGTGCAGAACTGACGGCCGGCCTCCGGAAACAATTGCGGCGGTGCGTGCCCTCAAGCGCGCGCCGCCGATTCATGTCGGGGTAGTCGTGAGCCGCCCGGCGCCCGCAATTGGGTCTACCCGGGGGACGGCTGAAGTGAATGTCAGTCGCGGCCCTGCGAAGCGGCCATGCACTCGGCAACCAGTCGCTTCTCGATCAGCGCGAGATCGTCCGGCACCCGTGTTCCCGCCTGGCGATAGCTACGGATCTTGGCCTGAACCTTAGCGTAGCCCTCGCGGGGGTCGTCGGTCTGCTCCAACTCGATATTGAGCTGGGCAATCTCTCCTTGCATTTGGGAAGACATAATCGGCTTTTGCCCTCGTGTTTCCTGTTGTTTGAGGCGCCCGGTGACCCCAGGCGTCGACGTGGAGGTATAAGACTCAATTGGCTTTCTCTAAGTAACTTTTCGTTTCACTCCTGCTATTTCAAGAGTAGAGCATCGATATCATTGGATAACGTGACAATCTGTCCACAGTCACGACTGATGCAGCGCAGCGTAATCCTGTAATAATTGTGGCGACATCTTGATTGGAAGGTGGAGCCATCTATTTCGACGTCAAATGACTATTGTGCGTTGCAGCGAAAACACGCCGGTGTGGACTTTTTCTGCGTTTTCACTACGCCCGAATGAACCAACCAAGTATTGGCGTTCGCAACATTGTTCCCGACAGCAATTGAAGCACATGGCCCGCGTCTGCTAGGCCACCCCTTCCCTTCCGCGAGGCCGCCCAATGATTCCGCGCTACAGCCGTCCCGAGATGACTTCGATCTGGGACCCCGAAACGCGGTTCCGCATCTGGTTCGAGATCGAGGCGCACGCCGCCTCCGCCATGGCCGAGCTCGGCGTCATCCCGCATCACGCGGCGAAAAAGATCTGGGACAAGGGCCGCAACGCCAAGTTCGACATCGCCCGCATCGACGCCATCGAGCGCGAGACCAAGCACGACGTCATCGCTTTCCTCACTCACCTCGCCGAGATCGTCGGCCCCGAGGCGCGCTTCGTGCACCAGGGCATGACGTCCTCCGACGTGCTCGATACCTGCCTCAACGTGCAACTCGTGCGCGCCGCCGACCTTTTGATCATTGATCTGGATCACTTGCTGGCCGCGCTGAAGCGCCGCGCCTTCGAGCACAAGACGACGCCGACCATCGGCCGCAGCCACGGCATCCACGCCGAACCGGTGACCTTCGGCTTGAAGCTCGCCTACGCCTATGCCGAGTTCGACCGCGCCAAGCAGCGGATCGTCGCGGCACGCAGGGAGGTGGCAACCTGTGCGCTATCGGGCGCCGTCGGCACCTTCGCCAACATCGACCCGCGCGTCGAAGTTTATGTCGCCGAGAAGATGGGCCTCGAGCCGGAGCCGATCTCGACGCAGGTCATCCCCCGCGACCGGCACGCGATGTATTTCGCCACGCTGGCCGTCGTCGCCTCGTCGATCGAGCGCCTCGCCACCGAGATCCGCCACCTGCAGCGCACCGAGGTGTTGGAAGCGGAGGAGTTCTTCTCCGCCGGCCAGAAGGGCTCCTCGGCCATGCCGCACAAGCGCAATCCCGTATTGAGCGAGAACCTCACCGGCCTTGCCCGCATGGTCCGCGCCTATTCGATCCCGGCGATGGAGAATGTCGCCCTCTGGCACGAGCGCGACATCTCGCACTCCTCGGTGGAGCGCATGATCGGGCCGGACGCCACCGTCACGCTCGACTTCGCGCTGGCGCGCCTCACGGGCGTCATCGACAAGCTCGTCGTCTATCCCGAGAACATGCAGAAGAACCTCGACAAGCTCGGCGGCCTGCATAATTCACAGCGCGTGCTGCTTGCGCTCACCCAGGCCGGCGCCTCGCGCGAGGACGCCTACGCGCTGGTGCAGCGAAACGCCATGAAGACTTGGGAACAGGGCAAGGACTTCCTCGCCGAGCTCAAGGCCGACAAGGACGTGACGGCGAAGCTGAAGCCGGCCGAGCTCGAGGCTATGTTCGACCTCGGCTACCACTTCAAGCAGGTCGACACGATCTTCAAGCGCGTGTTCGGCAAGGCCTAGCCGCCGCCCTGTAACCAGCGGAACAGCACTTGCCGAGCCGTCGTCCTCCAAGTGATGCTAAGGTCATCACGCGAGGACGGGGGAACGCCGCATGCATACACCTGATCGGGGCCTCTACGGGCGCCTCGGCGTCACGCTCCTCGTGCTGCTCGCCTACTGCGTCGGCTGTCAACTGCCGCTACCCGGCCTCGACACACAGAAGATCGGGCTCCTGTACGAGGGTGGCGGAACGGCGACGGCGCGCGTGTCGGTGCTCGCGCTCGGCATCATGCCGCTCATCAGCGCCCTCATCCTTCTCGAGCTCGTCAAGCTGGCCGCGCCGGAGCTGCGCACCTGGGAGCGCGCCGCGCCGCGCAATCAGCGCCGTTATGGCTACGTGGCCGTCGGCCTCGCGCTCGTCATGGCGCTCGTGCAAAGCGCAGGCATCGCCTCGGCGCTGGAGCAGGTGACGGCGCTGGTCCCCGAGCCAGGCACCACGTTTCGCGCCGTCGCCATCGCCACGCTGATGGCCGGCACGGCGTTGGTCATCGCATTCGCCAACATCATCGATCGTGCCGGGCTCGGCAGCGGTATCTGGATCATGTTCCTCGCCCCGGCGCTGGCGGAGCTGCCGCGAACCATCGCCGGTATGGCGGTGTTGTACCGGAGCGGCGAATACTCCTTTGAACTCATCCTCGCCGGACTCGCGATCGCCGTCTTGACGGTGGGCGGCGTTGTCCGGCTGTTGATGGCCGCGCGGGGCGCCGAAGCCGTGGCCTCGACGTGTATATGGACGCCGTTGCTCAGCTATTCGCTGCTGCCCTGGCTGCTCTTCCCCATTGGCCTGATCGCGACACTGAGCGCCGACGGCGCCGTCACGCTCATGACGTCCGGCCCGCTCCGCTTCATCGTGCTGGCCGTGCTCGTCGTCCTGGTGAGCGCGCTGTCGCTGCGCTCGTTCGCCCGCACCGGTCAGATGAGCCCCATACCCGCGGCAATCATAGGCCTGACGCTCACCGCCGTGGTCGTGGCGACCGAGATCATGCAGTCGTACTTCTTCGCGGTTCCGCCGCTCGGCAGCACCGACCTCGTCGTGGCGACGGTGGTCGCCATGACCATACTCGGGCAATGGGGTGGCGTCGGCTCAGGCGCGCTGGCGCAAGATGGTCCGCCCGTCAGTCCTCGGGCTTGAACAGGTAGCTCGCGCGCGCCATCACCGCGTTGATGTTGGCGCCGCCAGACACCTGGCCGGGCGCGGTGATCGGAATGCCTGCAGCGCACAGCGGGCAATCCGGCGAGGTGCTGAGGCTCAAGTAGGTGTAGTCGTACTCGACGCCGAGGATGACGCTCGGCCAGGCCGCGTACTCGATGCCGCCGCCGATCGTCCAGCCGTCGACGAACTCCTCGTCCGTCGCGACCAGGCCGCCCGCCACACGCGTGGTCGCCATTGTCAACGTAGCATTGCCGCCGGCCCAGCCGCCCTTGCCGAACACCATCACGCGATCCCACGCGTAGCCAATGCGGCCCTCGACCGTCATCAGCCAGTCGATGTCGGTGGTGAACGTGTCGGTTGCGGGAAAGAACGGGCTCGCGACCGATTCCGACAGGCCGGTTCCCGAGAACGAGAACTCGGCGCCGAATATCCAATTGCCCATCTGCAGGTTGCCGCCGGTGATGACGCCGCCGGCGAAACTGCTCGGGCCAAAATTCGTCTGCGTGCCGGGAGGCACCGCGCCGCCCGTATTGAAGCCGCTGAGATCCTGTTCCCAGTGCACGTCGCTCCAGATGCCGCCGAGCTTGCCGCCGACGTAAATGCCGCTCCAGTCGCTGACGTTCTGCCCATCGGTCATGGGCGTGCCGGGTACCCACCGGCCGTACTCGCCCGGCTGCCATCCGTCCGCCTGCGCCGGCGCCGCGATAGCGAGCGCCACGACAGCGGCGATCAGCAGCGCCAGGCGGCGCGATGCGCGCGGGTTGTCCATAGGTTCCCCACCGTTTGCTCAGTGCCCTATGCACTTCTACGGTGAGTCGCGAATCCCACATACTGCATGCCAAGCACAGTTGCCGATCCTACATGAGGCCCGATGAAAGCTGCAGACGCCGACATTCTCATCGTCCCCGGCTGGCTCGACTCCGGTCCCGATCACTGGCAGTCCCGCTGGGAGCGCAATCTGAAATCCGCGGCGCGGGTCGTGCAGGAGGATTGGCACGCGCCGCAAAAGGATGCGTGGGTCGCCAACATCGTCGCTGCGGTGGACGCCGCCACCCGACCGGCGGTGCTCGTCGCGCACAGTCTGGGTGTGATCGCCGTCGCCTACGCCACGTCGAAGCTGGCCGCGGGCCGCGTTGCCGGAGCCTTCCTCGTCGCGCCGGCCGACGTGGACAATGCGCAGAGCTGGCCGGAGAATGAGGGGCACACCTGGCCGCAGGACAGCTTTGGCTTCGCGCCGGTGCCACTCGCCCCCTTGGGTTTCCCCGCGCTGGTGCTTACGGCGGCGGACGACCCCTATTGCTCCCAGGCGCGGGCGCAGGAGTTTGCCCGCGCCTGGGGAGCGAATTTTGTGGATGTAGGGCAGGCCGGCCACATAGCCGACCAATCCGGTCACGGGCCGTGGCCCGACGGGCTCCTGCGCTTCGGCAAGTTCCTCGGCGAACTCAAGGGCTAGGCGTCAGCGCGACGCCTCGATATCGGCCACCGCCTTGGCCAGGAGATCGCCCATGGCGGCGCGGATCTCGGTGTCCGATACCGTCACGCCGGCCGCAGCGAAGTCGTTGTGCAGCTTGCGGAAAACGTCCTCGTCGCCCTTCTCCTCAAGGTCGGCCTTGACCACCGAGCGGACGTAGTCCGGCAGCGCATCGCCCGTGATTCCGAGCTTGGCTGCCGCCCACTCCGCCAGGAGCTTGTTCCGCCGGGACTCGGCGCGGAACTTAAGGTCTTGATCCAGAGCGAATTTCTTCTCAAAGCCCTTCTCGCGATCGTCAAAAGTGGTCATTCCGTCTCTCCAGCAGAACGTGTCGCCGCAGGCCGCGCGGCAGGCGCCGAAAGGTTGCATCGACGACCGCCTTAACCGCGGCCGCGGGAGCCATAACCCGGGCACTTCCGGGGTTCAATGACCCCCTCCGGCGGGTTAGCGACACCCAAGAACCTTTCTGATCCTTAAGATTGTTTCTAGGGATGGGTTCGGCTAGTGTCGGGGGTGGGTGACCGACCTTTGAATCGACCTTCCCAATGCGGCACCTGAAGACAAGAACAATTCGGAGTTTCAACGACTTGGTCTTGTTGCCAGGTCGGCTTCACCCTCGCAGAATACGTAATTTTCAAGTCAAAGGACAAAGGCTCCATGAACAGGCGGCGGCGCATCTACGAGGGCAAGGCCAAGGTGCTGTACGAAGGCCCGGAGCCGGGCACGCTCATCCAGCATTTCAAGGATGACGCGACCGCGTTCAACGCCAAGAAGCACGCGCTCATCGAGGGCAAGGGCGTGCTCAACAACCGCATCTCCGAATACATCTTCTTGCGGCTCGGCGAGATCGGCGTTCCGACGCACTTCATGCGCCGCCTCAACATGCGCGAGCAGCTGATCCGCGAGGTCGAGATCGTCCCGCTCGAGGTCGTCGTGCGCAACGTTGCCGCCGGCTCGCTGGCGACGCGCCTCGGCCTCGAAGAAGGCGCGCAACTGCCGCGTTCGATCATCGAGTTCTACTACAAGGACGACGCGCTAAACGATCCGATGGTCTCGGAAGAGCACATCACCGCGTTCGGCTGGGCTACGCCCCAGGAGATCGACGAGATCATGCAGATGGCGCTACGCATCAACGACTTCCTCGTCGGCCTCTTCCTCGGCATCGGCATCCGCCTCGTCGACTTCAAGGTCGAGTTCGGCCGCCTGTGGGAGAACGACGTAATGCGCATCGTGCTCGCCGACGAGATCAGCCCCGATTGCTGCCGTCTGTGGGACATCGCGACATCAGACAAGCTCGACAAGGATCGCTTCCGTCGGGATCTCGGCGGTCTGCTCGAAGCCTATCAGGAGGTCGCGCGCCGGCTCGGCGTGTTCACCGGCAACCGCCCGGCCAAGGGCACCGGTCCCATCCTGGTTGCGTCGAACCCCACTGCCAACGGCAAGCCGAATTGAAGCGGCAATAGGCAGGAACCGCAGTTGGCTCTCGTTGTGCCACTGCCTCCTGCCGATTGACCGCTGCCTGGGACAGACATGAAAGCCCGCATCCGCATCACCCTGAAGAACGGCGTGCTCGACCCGCAGGGCAAGGCCATCCAGAACGCGCTCTCGGCGCTCGGCATCACCGGCGTCGCCGACGTGCGCCAGGGCAAGTACATCGAGGTCGAGCTCGCCGAGACGAGCGAGGACGCGGCCAAGGCGACGGTCGAGCGGATGTGCAAGGACCTGCTCGCCAACAGCGTGATCGAGAACTACGCCTACGAGTTGCAGCGCGCCTGACGATGCAGCAATCCCGCACCGCAGTCTGGCTTGCCGGCGTCATCGCCCCGGCGGCCGCGGTCGCGCAAACGGTCAATCTCCCGACGCTCGACTGCACAGTGGATTTTGCCTCGCTGCAGGCGGTGGTCCAGGCGCTTCCCGGCGCCGAGCGCGGTGAGGACGGGGGCTTTGTAACGGTGAAGCTGGCTGAGCCCGACGTCTGGCGCGTCGAATACGGCTTCACCACGCGCTGGCACCCGGCCTATCCGGCGGCAACCATACGCACCTTCCGCAAGCAGGTGACGGGCGTGTGGACCGCCCAGAGCAAAGTCTGCGGCTATGGAAGCGCGGATCAACTCTCCGCCCTGATGGCGGAGATGAAATCCGGTGATAAGAAGCTGACCGATGCCTCGCGGGACGAGGTCGAGCGCGGCAAGCAGAGCCGCTCGCCGCTGGCTCCCCCACACTAATGCGAACAGGACCCTAAATGCTGCGCGCCTCCGTCGTCGTCTTCCCCGGCTCCAACTGCGACCGCGACGTGCAGGTCGCGCTGGAGAAGATCACGGGCTTCCCGGTGAAGATGGTCTGGCACGGCGACGCCAGCGTGCCGGCCTCCGATCTCATCGTCCTGCCGGGCGGCTTCTCCTACGGCGACTACCTGCGCTGCGGCGCCATGGCGGCGCACTCGCCGATCATGCGCGACGTGATTGCCAAGGCCAAAGCCGGCACGCCCGTACTCGGCATCTGCAACGGCTTCCAGGTGCTGTGCGAGTCGGGCCTCCTGCCGGGCGTCCTGATGCGTAACGCGTCGCTGAAATTCATCTGCCGCGACGTCACCCTGCGCGTCGACAACGTCGAGACCATCGTCACCAAGTGCTACCGCAAGGGCGAGGTCGTGCGCCTGCCGATCGCCCACGCCGAGGGCAACTACTTCGCCGACAAGGAGACGCTCGATCGCCTGGAGGGTGAAGGCCGCGTCGTGTTTCGCTATGCCGATGCGGCCGGCGAGGCGACGCCGGAGGCCAATCCCAACGGCGCCCAGCGCAACATCGCCGGCATCTGCGACGCGAGCGGCCGGATTGTCGGGCTGATGCCGCATCCCGAGCGCCTGTTCGAGCTGTCGCTGGGCGGCGCCGACGGCCGCCGCATGTTCGAGAGCGCGCTGCTCAGCGCGATCGAAACCACCGTCTGAAATGAAAAACGCGCCGGACCCGAAGGTCCGACGCGTCTTTGACCACCTCGCCGAAAAGGGGGTCGTGTCGTGTTTGCGCTGCCGATTAACGCCCTCGCCGATAACCGCTCGGGCGATCGGAGCGTTAGTTGGCAGCCGGCGTATAGGCCGTCTGCTGCATGGTCTGAACCGTCATGGCAGTGGCAGACTGCGCGCAGTGGAACGCGAGCTCCTTGCCCTCGCCGGTGTCGAAGCGAGCGTGCTGGCCAGCCTTGACCGAAGCGCGGAAGCGGGTCGGCGTGACAACCAGGATCCCTTCATCGGCCGGCTCCTCGCCCACCACGAGCGTCAGCTCGCAGACACCGTTGGTCGGCACGAAGTAGCCGACGGCGTGCTTGGAACCGACGTGCAGGCTGATGCCGTGCAGTGGCTTGAACGTCTTGGCAGTGTCGTCTGCGGTGGCACTCTGAACTCCGAGTGCGGTGAACCCGGCAAGCATGGCGGCAACAACTGCGCCCTTCTTCATCGCGGACATGCACCAGTTCCTTCTGTTGCAGAGAAAAGCCGGCGGACAAAACTGGGGGAAACATCGCCGGCCGCTGGGCACATAGTTAAGCCTCGGACTCGGCAGGGAAAATACAGAATGTTGCATTGCAGTAATGCTCAGCATGCAGCGCGCAACTGTCGCGGGTGATGCCAATGTCCCACCCCACGGGGTAGCCCGAAACGCCGCGAGGCGTGCGAACCACGAACAAGATTCCCAATCGTCTCCGCCACTTCCACGAACGCCGATTCTGTCAACGATCCCCCGGCGTACACAGCCGCGTAGGCTTCGCCCTGCCCGCGCTTTGCGCAGTGTCATCGGCGTGTCGTTCGCGCCGCGGGTGGCACGCCCTGTTTTCGAGGCCCCGTGCGTGGGGCGACAAGCCGGAAAGCGGTCGCTATAAGCGCTCCATCTGCACCCTTGAGAATCGCACCGAGGCCAAGCGCGCGCGCATGGATGCCAAAGCCGAGAGCCGTTTCGAGATCACGCCGGAGATCGTCGCCGAGCACGGACTGACGCCGGCCGAGTACCAGCGGTTGCTGAAAATCCTCGGCCGCGAGCCGAGCTTCACCGAACTCGGCATCTTCTCGGTCATGTGGTCGGAGCACTGCTCCTATAAATCCTCGCGCGTGTGGCTGAGGACACTGCCCACGACCGGCAAGCAGGTGATCCAGGGCCCCGGCGAGAACGCCGGCGTCGTCGACCTCGGCGACGGCGATGCCGTGATCTTCAAGATGGAGAGCCACAACCACCCGAGCTACATCGAGCCCTACCAGGGCGCGGCGACCGGCGTCGGGGGCATCATGCGCGACGTGTTCACCATGGGCGCCCGCCCCGTCGCCAATCTCAACGCCTTGCGCTTCGGCGCACCCGAGCATCCGAAGACGCGGCACCTCGTCGACGGCGTCGTCTCCGGCATCGGCGGTTACGGCAATTGCGTCGGCGTGCCGACCGTCGGCGGCGAGACCAACTTCGACAAGGGCTACAACAACAACATCCTCGTCAATGCGATGTGCGCCGGCCTCGCGCGCACCGACAAGATCTTCTACTCGGCCGCCAAGGGCGTCGGCCTGCCGGTGATCTACGTCGGCTCGAAGACCGGCCGCGACGGCATCCACGGCGCCACCATGGCGTCGGCCGAGTTCGACGACAAATCCGACGAGAAGCGCCCGACCGTGCAGGTCGGCGACCCGTTCACCGAGAAGCTGCTCATCGAGGCGTGCCTGGAGCTGATGGCCAAGGACGTCATCATCGCCATCCAGGACATGGGCGCCGCCGGCCTCACATCGTCCTCGTGCGAGATGGCCGACAAGGGTGGCGTCGGCATCCACCTCGACCTCGACCACGTGCCCCAGCGCGAAACCGGCATGACGGCCTACGAGATGATGCTCTCGGAAAGCCAGGAGCGCATGCTCATCATCTTGAAGCCCGGCTCCGAGCCCGAGGCCGAGGCGATCTTCAAGAAGTGGGGCCTCGACTTCGCCGTCGTCGGCGAGACGACCGACACCGGCCGCATGATCGTCACCCACCGCGGCCAGGTGGAAGCCGACATTCCCGTCACCACGCTCGCCAACTCGGCGCCCGTCTACGAGCGCCCGTGGTACCCGATCACGCCGCCGAAGATGATCCTCCCCGAATGGGTGCCGGCGCCCAACGCCATCCTCGAGACGCTCAAGGCGATGATGAGCGGCCCGGCGCTCGCCTCGCGCCGCTGGATCTGGGAGCAGTACGACCACATGGTCATGGGCGATACGGTGCAGCGCCCGGGCGGCGACGCCGCCGTGGTCCGTGTCCACGGGACGCAAAAGGGCCTCGCCGTCGTTTGCGACGTGACGCCCCGCTACGTCGCCGCCGACCCGGTCATGGGCACCAAGCAGGCGGTCGTCGAGACGTGGCGCAACCTGACCGCCGTCGGCGCCGATCCGCTCGCCATCACCGACAACATGAACTTCGCCAACCCCGAGCGGCCCGAGGTGATGGGCCAGTTCGTCGGCTCGGTGAAGGGCATGGCGGAGGCCTGCCGCGTGCTCGACTATCCGGTCGTGTCGGGCAACGTCTCGCTCTACAACGAGA of the Hyphomicrobium album genome contains:
- the purC gene encoding phosphoribosylaminoimidazolesuccinocarboxamide synthase, whose product is MNRRRRIYEGKAKVLYEGPEPGTLIQHFKDDATAFNAKKHALIEGKGVLNNRISEYIFLRLGEIGVPTHFMRRLNMREQLIREVEIVPLEVVVRNVAAGSLATRLGLEEGAQLPRSIIEFYYKDDALNDPMVSEEHITAFGWATPQEIDEIMQMALRINDFLVGLFLGIGIRLVDFKVEFGRLWENDVMRIVLADEISPDCCRLWDIATSDKLDKDRFRRDLGGLLEAYQEVARRLGVFTGNRPAKGTGPILVASNPTANGKPN
- the purS gene encoding phosphoribosylformylglycinamidine synthase subunit PurS, whose protein sequence is MKARIRITLKNGVLDPQGKAIQNALSALGITGVADVRQGKYIEVELAETSEDAAKATVERMCKDLLANSVIENYAYELQRA
- the purQ gene encoding phosphoribosylformylglycinamidine synthase subunit PurQ, translating into MLRASVVVFPGSNCDRDVQVALEKITGFPVKMVWHGDASVPASDLIVLPGGFSYGDYLRCGAMAAHSPIMRDVIAKAKAGTPVLGICNGFQVLCESGLLPGVLMRNASLKFICRDVTLRVDNVETIVTKCYRKGEVVRLPIAHAEGNYFADKETLDRLEGEGRVVFRYADAAGEATPEANPNGAQRNIAGICDASGRIVGLMPHPERLFELSLGGADGRRMFESALLSAIETTV
- the purL gene encoding phosphoribosylformylglycinamidine synthase subunit PurL, which gives rise to MDAKAESRFEITPEIVAEHGLTPAEYQRLLKILGREPSFTELGIFSVMWSEHCSYKSSRVWLRTLPTTGKQVIQGPGENAGVVDLGDGDAVIFKMESHNHPSYIEPYQGAATGVGGIMRDVFTMGARPVANLNALRFGAPEHPKTRHLVDGVVSGIGGYGNCVGVPTVGGETNFDKGYNNNILVNAMCAGLARTDKIFYSAAKGVGLPVIYVGSKTGRDGIHGATMASAEFDDKSDEKRPTVQVGDPFTEKLLIEACLELMAKDVIIAIQDMGAAGLTSSSCEMADKGGVGIHLDLDHVPQRETGMTAYEMMLSESQERMLIILKPGSEPEAEAIFKKWGLDFAVVGETTDTGRMIVTHRGQVEADIPVTTLANSAPVYERPWYPITPPKMILPEWVPAPNAILETLKAMMSGPALASRRWIWEQYDHMVMGDTVQRPGGDAAVVRVHGTQKGLAVVCDVTPRYVAADPVMGTKQAVVETWRNLTAVGADPLAITDNMNFANPERPEVMGQFVGSVKGMAEACRVLDYPVVSGNVSLYNETNGVGIPPTPAIGGVGLVPDVSRMADIKLKRDSDLLILVGREAGHLGQSLYQEHATGKFEGAPPPVDLADEIKAGRLVRALIREGKVSAVHDVSDGGLLVAIAEMALAGGMGVEVFAYEGRLPAHAIWFGEDQGRYVLSVDPMLAEEVLERARLLALPSRIVARTGGDSIGLKGEPTLKLADLRAAHEAWLPQYMAAGH